A region of Rattus rattus isolate New Zealand chromosome 7, Rrattus_CSIRO_v1, whole genome shotgun sequence DNA encodes the following proteins:
- the Ngb gene encoding neuroglobin, which yields MCVDAVPTPRGSHHCVPRLSWERESMERLESELIRQSWRAVSRSPLEHGTVLFSRLFALEPSLLPLFQYNGRQFSSPEDCLSSPEFLDHIRKVMLVIDAAVTNVEDLSSLEEYLTTLGRKHRAVGVRLSSFSTVGESLLYMLEKCLGPDFTPATRTAWSQLYGAVVQAMSRGWDGE from the exons ATGTGCGTTGACGCCGTGCCCACGCCTCGAGGGTCCCATCACTGCGTCCCGCGACtctcctgggagagagagagcatggagcGCCTAGAGTCAGAGCTGATCCGGCAGAGCTGGCGGGCAGTGAGCCGCAGCCCTCTGGAACATGGCACTGTCCTGTTCTCCAG GCTCTTCGCCCTGGAACCCAGCCTGCTGCCTCTCTTCCAGTACAATGGCCGCCAGTTCTCCAGTCCTGAGGACTGTCTCTCCTCTCCAGAATTCCTGGACCACATTAGGAAG GTTATGCTTGTGATTGATGCTGCCGTGACCAACGTGGAGGACCTGTCTTCACTGGAGGAGTACCTGACCACCTTGGGCAGGAAGCATCGGGCAGTGGGAGTGAGGCTCAGCTCCTTCTCG ACAGTAGGTGAGTCCCTGCTCTACATGCTGGAGAAGTGCCTGGGTCCCGACTTTACACCGGCTACAAGGACCGCCTGGAGCCAACTCTACGGAGCTGTGGTGCAAGCCATGAGCCGAGGCTGGGACGGGGAGTAA